In Mercurialis annua linkage group LG6, ddMerAnnu1.2, whole genome shotgun sequence, the following are encoded in one genomic region:
- the LOC126687543 gene encoding kinesin-like protein KIN-12B isoform X1: MRDDKIRRLESLMDGILPSEEFMEEELASLMHEHELLKQKYENHLDVLMTNVELKRVLAELERYRNFYDLGERDVLMEEIQDLRNQLQYYVDSSCPAALKRKSILQLTYPCEPSVPLPLTGFPEATEESAEMKLERERICWTEAESKWISLAEELRTELDASRMLVEKARRELEMEERCAAELKEAMQMAMEGHARMLEQYADLEEKHIHLLARYRKIQEGIDDVKKAGVRGAELKFINALAAEISAVKVEREKERRYLRDENKALQAQLRDTAEAVEAAGELLVRLIDAEEAIFFYIFLKQN, from the exons ATGAGGGATGATAAAATTCGTCGGCTGGAGAGCCTTATGGATGGCATTTTACCTTCTGAGGAGTTCATGGAGGAAGAGCTAGCATCACTTATGCACGAACATGAA CTTTTGAAGCAGAAATATGAGAATCACCTTGATGTCTTGATGACAAATGTTGAGCTAAAAAGGGTTCTAGCTGAACTGGAACGTTATCGAAACTTCTATGATTTGGGTGAAAGGGATGTTCTGATGGAAGAGATTCAAGATTTAAGAAACCAATTGCAGTATTATGTTGACTCTTCATGCCCAGCCGCTCTGAAAAGAAAGTCAATATTGCAGTTAACATATCCATGTGAGCCCAGTGTCCCTCTACCTCTTACTGGATTTCCGGAGGCAACTGAGGAGAGTGCTGAAATGAAACTCGAACGGGAGAGGATTTGCTGGACTGAGGCGGAGAGCAAGTGGATTTCTCTTGCCGAAGAATTGAGAACTGAACTTGATGCTAGCAGGATGCTAGTTGAAAAAGCAAGGCGGGAATTAGAGATGGAGGAGAGATGTGCTGCAGAGTTGAAAGAAGCAATGCAAATGGCCATGGAGGGACATGCACGGATGCTTGAACAATATGCAGATCTCGAGGAGAAACATATTCATTTACTTGCTCGGTACAGGAAGATCCAAGAAGGAATAGATGATGTCAAGAAAGCTGGAGTCAGGGGTGCTGAGTTGAAGTTTATAAATGCCCTTGCTGCTGAAATTTCAGCGGTGAAAgtggaaagagaaaaagagaggcGGTATCTTAGAGATGAAAATAAAGCTCTTCAGGCTCAATTAAGGGATACTGCTGAAGCTGTGGAAGCGGCCGGAGAATTACTTGTGAGGCTGATAGATGCAGAAGAAGCTATATTcttctatatttttttgaagCAAAATTGA
- the LOC126687543 gene encoding kinesin-like protein KIN-12B isoform X2, translating into MRDDKIRRLESLMDGILPSEEFMEEELASLMHEHELLKQKYELKRVLAELERYRNFYDLGERDVLMEEIQDLRNQLQYYVDSSCPAALKRKSILQLTYPCEPSVPLPLTGFPEATEESAEMKLERERICWTEAESKWISLAEELRTELDASRMLVEKARRELEMEERCAAELKEAMQMAMEGHARMLEQYADLEEKHIHLLARYRKIQEGIDDVKKAGVRGAELKFINALAAEISAVKVEREKERRYLRDENKALQAQLRDTAEAVEAAGELLVRLIDAEEAIFFYIFLKQN; encoded by the exons ATGAGGGATGATAAAATTCGTCGGCTGGAGAGCCTTATGGATGGCATTTTACCTTCTGAGGAGTTCATGGAGGAAGAGCTAGCATCACTTATGCACGAACATGAA CTTTTGAAGCAGAAATA TGAGCTAAAAAGGGTTCTAGCTGAACTGGAACGTTATCGAAACTTCTATGATTTGGGTGAAAGGGATGTTCTGATGGAAGAGATTCAAGATTTAAGAAACCAATTGCAGTATTATGTTGACTCTTCATGCCCAGCCGCTCTGAAAAGAAAGTCAATATTGCAGTTAACATATCCATGTGAGCCCAGTGTCCCTCTACCTCTTACTGGATTTCCGGAGGCAACTGAGGAGAGTGCTGAAATGAAACTCGAACGGGAGAGGATTTGCTGGACTGAGGCGGAGAGCAAGTGGATTTCTCTTGCCGAAGAATTGAGAACTGAACTTGATGCTAGCAGGATGCTAGTTGAAAAAGCAAGGCGGGAATTAGAGATGGAGGAGAGATGTGCTGCAGAGTTGAAAGAAGCAATGCAAATGGCCATGGAGGGACATGCACGGATGCTTGAACAATATGCAGATCTCGAGGAGAAACATATTCATTTACTTGCTCGGTACAGGAAGATCCAAGAAGGAATAGATGATGTCAAGAAAGCTGGAGTCAGGGGTGCTGAGTTGAAGTTTATAAATGCCCTTGCTGCTGAAATTTCAGCGGTGAAAgtggaaagagaaaaagagaggcGGTATCTTAGAGATGAAAATAAAGCTCTTCAGGCTCAATTAAGGGATACTGCTGAAGCTGTGGAAGCGGCCGGAGAATTACTTGTGAGGCTGATAGATGCAGAAGAAGCTATATTcttctatatttttttgaagCAAAATTGA